Proteins from a single region of Nocardioides anomalus:
- the fliQ gene encoding flagellar biosynthesis protein FliQ produces the protein MSDATLIDIATQAMLVALKLSAPILLTSLCIGFTISLFQSMTQIQEFTLAFVPKVVGVGIALLISGNWMLHTMLNYTESLWTSIPSLLA, from the coding sequence ATGTCTGACGCCACCCTCATCGACATCGCGACGCAGGCCATGCTCGTGGCCCTCAAGCTGTCCGCGCCCATCCTGCTGACCTCGCTGTGCATCGGGTTCACGATCTCGCTGTTCCAGTCGATGACCCAGATCCAGGAGTTCACGCTCGCCTTCGTGCCCAAGGTCGTCGGCGTCGGGATCGCGCTGCTCATCAGCGGCAACTGGATGCTGCACACGATGCTCAACTACACCGAGTCGCTCTGGACCTCGATCCCGAGCCTGCTGGCCTGA